A genomic stretch from Anopheles nili chromosome X, idAnoNiliSN_F5_01, whole genome shotgun sequence includes:
- the LOC128728912 gene encoding zinc finger protein 91 translates to MAKEQQSTDQESTQALKAADILSPTSSVASSKTGTTPAHRYKCEFCGKTFKRQDEHDRHRFSHTGVHAYICLEPNCEKVYSNRSHLLRHIRANHLQQTDPKQPTVICKQPNCKMKFTSKQAMKRHYQTKHVIGKPYACEQCSERFWRKLQLKMHKIEHTGQYPHRCEHCNQGFVNLRSMRSHRCTQNTLKCPDCAKEVQRWSELVAHRRLEHPNQFRCEHCSKQFHTKRSLKMHGQVHLTADQRDVYECPYEGCPRFYEHERNLIAHVRSKHEGRKQEEFKCPLADCGRVLASKQKLEQHRKLHLSVSKAARRTKQLDKLPSSERTPADKQEMVAAALAWRGTDATEESKKQCVVTPEKQSYLDVTTDSEVDSALSVPKLLASHLQGLCMQIDALRSDFTMV, encoded by the exons ATGGCGAAAGAGCAGCAATCAACCGACCAGGAATCAACCCAAGCGCTGAAGGCAGCAGACATTTTGAGTCCAACATCAAGCGTAGCTTCTAGTAAAACTGGAACCACTCCGGCTCACCGCTACAAGTGTGAATTTTGTGGGAAAACCTTCAAGCGCCAAGACGAACACGATCGGCATCGCTTTTCGCACACTGGCGTG cacgCGTACATCTGCTTAGAGCCAAATTGCGAGAAAGTCTACTCCAACCGTTCCCACCTATTGCGCCACATCCGAGCGAACCACCTGCAGCAGACGGATCCTAAGCAACCGACGGTAATCTGCAAGCAGCCAAACTGCAAGATGAAGTTCACCAGCAAGCAGGCCATGAAGCGCCACTACCAAACCAAGCACGTTATCGGAAAGCCGTACGCGTGCGAGCAATGCAGCGAGCGGTTCTGGCGCAAACTGCAGCTGAAGATGCACAAGATTGAACACACAGGCCAGTATCCGCACCGGTGCGAGCACTGCAACCAGGGTTTTGTGAATCTTCGCTCGATGCGTAGCCACCGATGCACGCAGAACACGCTCAAGTGTCCCGACTGCGCGAAAGAGGTTCAGCGCTGGTCGGAGTTGGTGGCACATCGTCGGCTGGAACACCCGAATCAGTTCCGTTGCGAGCACTGTAGCAAGCAGTTCCACACGAAGCGCAGCTTGAAGATGCACGGCCAGGTACATCTTACGGCTGACCAACGGGACGTGTACGAGTGCCCGTATGAGGGTTGCCCGCGATTCTACGAGCACGAGCGAAATCTTATCGCGCACGTACGCTCGAAGCACGAGGGCCGCAAGCAAGAGGAGTTCAAGTGCCCGTTGGCGGACTGCGGACGAGTGTTGGCCTCCAAGCAGAAGCTCGAGCAGCACCGGAAGCTGCATCTGTCGGTGTCGAAAGCGGCACGGCGCACGAAGCAGCTCGATAAGTTGCCGTCTTCCGAGCGCACGCCCGCAGACAAACAGGAAATGGTCGCTGCGGCTTTGGCATGGCGTGGGACGGATGCGACCGAGGAATCGAAGAAGCAATGTGTGGTGACGCCGGAAAAGCAGAGCTATCTGGATGTTACCACCGATTCGGAAGTGGATAGTGCGCTGTCCGTGCCTAAATTGCTTGCGTCACATTTGCAAGGTCTCTGCATGCAAATCGACGCGTTGCGTTCCGATTTCACCATGGTTTGA